One Phycisphaera mikurensis NBRC 102666 DNA window includes the following coding sequences:
- a CDS encoding alpha/beta hydrolase family protein — MSDRPHPMAGGSWPPPPDRRALHALLHREPAAGLLRRDPDGRGFAAWQAQARATLRERLGPIPDAADPREPVAVEEVGTDTPHGVPLRRVVVETLPGVRAVAWIGEPERRDAPGPAVLVHPGHFSPDDRPADGPADAVPGSADGGYQRGFGLGFLRAGCTTLTLEPLGMGHRRDPAAAAAAPPDDATAGCRPAAELALAYGTTLAALRVHEARVLLTVLAGLPGVDPERIGMAGISGGGTVTLLTAALDERIAAAIVSGYVNRFADSVLAMPHCLCNFIPGLAAELDIPDIAALLAPRPLLVSAGGDDPIFPSAGLDAALPVIRRGYQLAGTPENLRVDRFRGGHTWNPGPDLAFLAEFLGPAA, encoded by the coding sequence TTGAGCGATCGGCCGCATCCCATGGCCGGCGGCTCGTGGCCGCCGCCGCCGGACCGGCGGGCCCTGCACGCGCTGCTCCACCGCGAGCCGGCCGCCGGGCTGCTGCGACGGGATCCCGACGGCCGCGGGTTCGCCGCGTGGCAGGCGCAAGCGCGTGCAACGCTCCGCGAGCGGCTGGGGCCGATCCCCGACGCGGCGGACCCGCGGGAGCCGGTGGCGGTGGAAGAGGTCGGCACGGACACGCCTCATGGCGTCCCGCTCCGCCGGGTCGTGGTGGAGACGCTGCCGGGCGTGCGGGCCGTCGCGTGGATCGGCGAGCCGGAGCGTCGCGACGCGCCCGGGCCGGCCGTCCTCGTTCACCCCGGGCACTTCTCCCCGGACGACCGCCCCGCCGATGGACCCGCCGACGCGGTGCCGGGTTCCGCGGACGGCGGCTACCAGCGCGGCTTCGGCCTGGGCTTCCTCCGCGCCGGCTGCACCACCCTCACGCTGGAGCCGCTGGGCATGGGCCACCGACGCGACCCCGCCGCGGCCGCCGCGGCCCCGCCCGACGACGCCACCGCGGGCTGCCGCCCCGCCGCCGAGCTCGCGCTCGCGTACGGCACCACGCTCGCCGCGCTCCGCGTGCACGAGGCCCGCGTGCTGCTGACCGTGCTCGCGGGGCTGCCGGGCGTCGACCCGGAGCGGATCGGCATGGCCGGCATCAGCGGCGGGGGCACGGTGACGCTGCTGACCGCCGCGCTCGACGAGCGGATCGCCGCGGCCATCGTCAGCGGCTACGTCAACCGCTTCGCCGATTCCGTGCTGGCGATGCCGCACTGCCTGTGCAACTTCATCCCCGGCCTGGCCGCGGAGCTGGACATCCCCGACATCGCCGCCCTGCTCGCGCCCCGGCCGCTGCTCGTCTCGGCTGGCGGCGACGATCCGATCTTCCCGTCCGCGGGCCTGGACGCCGCGCTGCCGGTCATCCGCCGCGGCTACCAGCTCGCGGGGACCCCGGAGAACCTCCGCGTCGATCGCTTCCGCGGCGGCCACACCTGGAACCCCGGCCCCGACCTCGCCTTCCTCGCCGAGTTCCTCGGCCCCGCCGCCTGA
- a CDS encoding type II secretion system protein — MPSSDPRRGFTLIELLVVISIVALLVGILLPALQAARSAARNSACLSNLRQVGIAANAYAADSDGVVPVGFLYYPTFNSVMNQSATKPVMLGVLVTGGYTGTGEIFYCPSDATDLTGVKGFQLQQYPFVRDAVTPYSVQTSYETRPLWSWDGFNPNPGPMPNLERFRERRALWADRTATTGELEAFHADNANAGSDDGSAASHPADAIAEPLADATAANGGDRFANPYAAEPFLYDLFDANSDLAVWDAFDGDR; from the coding sequence ATGCCCTCTTCGGATCCACGCCGCGGCTTCACGCTCATCGAGCTGCTGGTGGTCATCAGCATCGTCGCGCTGCTGGTCGGGATCCTGCTGCCCGCCCTGCAGGCCGCCCGCTCCGCCGCCCGCAACAGCGCCTGCCTGAGCAACCTGCGGCAGGTCGGCATCGCCGCGAACGCGTACGCCGCGGACAGCGACGGCGTGGTGCCGGTGGGGTTCCTGTACTACCCGACGTTCAACTCGGTGATGAACCAGAGCGCCACCAAGCCGGTGATGCTCGGCGTGCTCGTCACCGGCGGGTACACCGGCACGGGCGAGATCTTCTACTGCCCCTCCGACGCGACCGACCTGACCGGCGTGAAGGGGTTCCAGCTGCAGCAGTACCCCTTCGTCCGCGACGCGGTCACCCCCTACTCGGTGCAGACCAGCTACGAAACCCGGCCGCTCTGGTCGTGGGACGGCTTCAACCCCAACCCCGGGCCGATGCCCAACCTCGAGCGCTTCCGCGAACGCCGGGCGCTCTGGGCCGACCGGACCGCCACCACCGGGGAGCTCGAGGCGTTCCACGCGGACAACGCCAACGCCGGCTCCGACGACGGGTCGGCGGCCTCCCATCCCGCGGACGCCATCGCCGAACCGCTTGCGGACGCGACCGCCGCGAACGGCGGCGACCGCTTCGCCAACCCCTACGCCGCCGAGCCCTTCCTCTATGACCTCTTCGACGCCAACAGCGACCTTGCCGTCTGGGACGCCTTCGACGGCGACCGCTGA
- a CDS encoding PEP-CTERM sorting domain-containing protein (PEP-CTERM proteins occur, often in large numbers, in the proteomes of bacteria that also encode an exosortase, a predicted intramembrane cysteine proteinase. The presence of a PEP-CTERM domain at a protein's C-terminus predicts cleavage within the sorting domain, followed by covalent anchoring to some some component of the (usually Gram-negative) cell surface. Many PEP-CTERM proteins exhibit an unusual sequence composition that includes large numbers of potential glycosylation sites. Expression of one such protein has been shown restore the ability of a bacterium to form floc, a type of biofilm.), translated as MPASRFVRRATAAPSLALLALAPAAQAVLIDDFSAGTNAVLNAADGSVSDRQGPLAGVVDSGWRAVVSRNFSPDQGTGNSIAVTGGALVAVRGPGPGSADFQLQYTGEEFPGNGSWDYTGLAGEDTLFVDFLSNTTSALKVSVQAIRYDAGFANFTQSVTSSAFATTTGGPSSVAVDLTPLNLAAFGPIDALDVTFSFDPQPYDFNQTVNQAFTVTRIDTVIPEPASLAMLGLSGLLLTRRSRRG; from the coding sequence ATGCCCGCGTCCCGTTTCGTTCGCCGCGCCACCGCGGCCCCTTCCCTCGCTCTCCTGGCCCTCGCCCCCGCGGCCCAGGCGGTGCTGATCGACGACTTCAGCGCCGGCACCAACGCCGTGCTCAACGCGGCCGACGGGAGCGTCTCCGACCGTCAGGGCCCGCTCGCGGGCGTCGTCGACAGCGGCTGGCGGGCGGTTGTCAGCCGCAACTTCAGCCCCGACCAGGGCACGGGCAACAGCATCGCTGTCACGGGCGGCGCTCTCGTTGCGGTCCGGGGCCCCGGACCCGGCAGCGCCGACTTCCAGCTGCAGTACACCGGCGAGGAGTTTCCGGGCAACGGCTCCTGGGACTACACCGGGCTCGCGGGGGAGGACACGCTCTTCGTGGACTTCCTCAGCAACACCACCTCGGCGCTGAAGGTGTCGGTGCAGGCGATCCGGTACGACGCCGGCTTCGCGAACTTCACGCAGTCGGTCACTTCCTCCGCCTTCGCCACCACCACCGGCGGCCCCTCCAGCGTCGCGGTCGACCTCACGCCGCTGAACCTCGCGGCCTTCGGGCCGATCGATGCGCTCGACGTCACCTTCTCCTTCGACCCGCAGCCCTACGACTTCAACCAGACGGTGAACCAGGCGTTCACGGTGACCCGGATCGACACGGTGATCCCCGAGCCCGCCTCGCTCGCGATGCTCGGCCTCAGCGGCCTGCTGCTGACCCGCCGGTCGCGGCGCGGCTGA
- a CDS encoding LacI family DNA-binding transcriptional regulator — protein MSPRREAASRVVLADVAELAGVAASTVSRVLNRRDEGFSVRPALRQRILDAAAELGYRPNINARTLRRQTSGYIAVLGLRMLARAVHDPSDSVLDRMATTLKASGLHLTSTHVGGEGDPFRLPPWQVDGAVVVRASGAADLAAVEASNLPYATINAAAGPGGASVLVDDRGGMEAALEHLFALGHRRIAYASHPDRFGDHAGQHERAEAYAGFLQARGVEPVHRVLREEAPHAPLVRSLLEEGVTAVVTYTHFLALMLLEAAREERIAVPGRLSLVTFNDEYPMAQVGSGVTCVAHPTDAMAAAASDLLLRRIRGQPTPTSVRLPMVLVPRGSSAAPG, from the coding sequence ATGTCCCCCCGCCGCGAAGCCGCTTCCCGTGTCGTGCTCGCCGACGTGGCGGAGTTGGCGGGCGTCGCGGCCTCCACCGTCAGCCGCGTGCTCAACCGGCGGGACGAAGGCTTCTCTGTGCGGCCGGCGCTGCGGCAACGCATCCTCGACGCGGCGGCGGAGCTGGGCTACCGGCCGAACATCAACGCCCGCACCCTGCGCCGGCAGACCTCTGGCTACATCGCGGTGCTGGGCCTCCGCATGCTCGCGCGGGCGGTGCACGATCCCTCGGACAGCGTGCTCGACCGGATGGCGACGACGCTGAAGGCCAGCGGCCTGCACCTCACCAGCACGCACGTCGGCGGGGAGGGCGACCCGTTCCGGCTGCCGCCCTGGCAGGTCGACGGCGCGGTGGTGGTCCGGGCCTCGGGCGCGGCCGACTTGGCCGCCGTCGAAGCGTCGAACCTGCCGTACGCGACGATCAACGCCGCGGCCGGCCCCGGCGGTGCCTCGGTGCTCGTGGACGACCGCGGCGGGATGGAGGCGGCGCTCGAACACCTCTTCGCTCTGGGCCACCGTCGCATCGCCTATGCCTCCCACCCCGACCGCTTCGGCGACCACGCGGGCCAGCACGAGCGGGCGGAGGCGTACGCGGGGTTTCTGCAGGCCCGGGGGGTCGAGCCCGTTCACCGGGTGCTCCGAGAAGAAGCTCCGCACGCCCCGCTGGTCCGCTCCCTGCTCGAGGAGGGCGTGACGGCGGTCGTCACCTACACCCACTTCCTCGCGCTCATGCTGCTGGAAGCCGCGCGGGAGGAACGCATCGCCGTGCCCGGCCGGCTGAGCCTGGTGACCTTCAACGACGAGTACCCGATGGCCCAGGTCGGCTCCGGCGTGACCTGCGTCGCCCACCCCACCGACGCGATGGCCGCGGCCGCCTCGGACCTCTTGCTCCGACGCATCCGCGGGCAGCCCACGCCAACCAGCGTGCGGCTGCCGATGGTGCTGGTTCCCCGCGGATCGTCGGCCGCGCCGGGCTGA
- a CDS encoding VPS10 domain-containing protein — protein sequence MSAQAPPPPPPEPGFSTPAAPTYGDWHQARIGGGGYVIDVIPTADPSIYYLHTDVGGFYRSDDGGEGWRMLQGALPATDGNQEPAAIVVDPRDADRFLVATGQHWSSVRDGIYRSTDGGASYEKVLEAAFAGNGNERMWGREMAVSPHDPDVVVAASMLDGVFRSEDFGATWEKTGLEGINPTDVVFDAQVPGRVLLTARPYRFYLLGNPNQELRGGFFESLDGGRTWKALDAVSPSPWELTQLPAAAGPGNRWVAIFPPSLVKQSDDGGLSWSAFDEGLPTDPEAATAAYDADGVISPGGSIAPSTFMALAAGPGSVLVGGGDGTVHRRAYGANRWTPIRGTATAPESWYGNPGDEPDWSHFGKAISSLTIDPHDPERWWLTDWYTLWKSDDRGRNWAYASHGIEVTVIHNLAQAPDDPGLVHMGMTDNGYFRSLDGGETFKQIWKVITNNVKDVAVAAERPERVYAIGPTENGHWYSSHVFASDDRGTSWRAAAMRGTRDAESRRINTIALDPRDPDRLFVAIAGVPGEEGGVYVSENGGDDWEAFNQGLPAAGLFKAEIWRVGRELAVGPGGGMVAISNHESRVFFRDADADAWSEARFDAGVNDVAADPFRPGRFLIASPDAGLFASEDGGRTWSSRPVDTAHHVAFDRAVPGRVAVGTADGVRVSTDGGAAWEALGDELPNRRANPVAFAGDRVVVGTSGAGVLWHPLDDAAADPIASATVDPDAGPPTTEVVRNGDMTEAAPNGGAPAGWSLRWSDVPGASVSRETGHAASAPAALALRLPAAGVGFAEQELPTGLGRVRFSGKAALDGDFEEAYLAVQCFDAAGEQVQWTTLATVSDEGGGGDGWSAFEKTIDLSPGHARAVLVLYAKGVGSALLDDASGLSGVD from the coding sequence GTGAGCGCCCAAGCCCCGCCGCCGCCGCCGCCCGAGCCCGGCTTCTCCACGCCCGCGGCGCCGACCTACGGCGACTGGCACCAGGCCCGCATCGGCGGCGGCGGCTACGTCATCGACGTCATCCCCACGGCCGACCCGAGCATCTACTACCTGCACACCGACGTCGGCGGCTTCTACCGCAGCGACGACGGCGGGGAGGGCTGGCGGATGCTCCAGGGCGCGCTCCCGGCGACCGACGGGAACCAGGAGCCCGCGGCGATCGTGGTGGACCCGCGCGACGCGGACCGCTTCCTGGTCGCCACCGGCCAGCACTGGTCCAGCGTCCGCGACGGGATCTACCGCAGCACCGATGGCGGCGCGAGCTACGAGAAGGTGCTCGAAGCGGCCTTCGCCGGGAACGGCAACGAGCGGATGTGGGGCCGCGAGATGGCGGTGAGCCCGCACGACCCCGACGTCGTCGTCGCCGCCTCGATGCTCGACGGCGTCTTCCGCTCCGAAGACTTCGGCGCGACCTGGGAGAAAACCGGCCTCGAGGGCATCAACCCCACCGACGTGGTCTTCGACGCCCAGGTGCCCGGACGCGTGCTGTTGACCGCGCGGCCCTACCGCTTCTACCTGCTCGGCAACCCGAACCAGGAGCTGCGCGGCGGCTTCTTCGAGAGCCTCGACGGCGGCCGGACGTGGAAGGCGCTCGACGCCGTCTCCCCCTCGCCCTGGGAGCTGACGCAGCTGCCGGCCGCGGCGGGGCCGGGCAACCGCTGGGTCGCGATCTTCCCGCCGTCGCTGGTGAAGCAAAGCGACGACGGCGGGCTCAGCTGGAGCGCCTTCGACGAGGGGCTGCCGACCGATCCCGAGGCCGCGACCGCCGCGTACGACGCCGACGGCGTGATCTCGCCCGGGGGCTCGATCGCCCCCTCGACCTTCATGGCGCTCGCCGCCGGGCCGGGTTCGGTGCTCGTGGGCGGCGGCGACGGGACGGTACACCGGCGGGCGTACGGGGCGAACCGATGGACGCCGATCCGCGGGACGGCGACCGCTCCGGAGAGCTGGTACGGCAACCCCGGTGACGAGCCGGACTGGTCGCACTTCGGCAAGGCGATCTCCAGCCTCACGATCGACCCGCACGACCCGGAACGCTGGTGGCTGACCGATTGGTACACGCTCTGGAAGAGCGACGACCGGGGGCGGAACTGGGCGTACGCGAGCCACGGCATCGAGGTCACCGTCATCCACAACCTGGCCCAGGCCCCCGACGACCCCGGCCTCGTGCACATGGGGATGACCGACAACGGCTACTTCCGCTCGCTCGACGGCGGCGAGACCTTCAAGCAGATCTGGAAGGTCATCACCAACAACGTCAAGGACGTGGCCGTGGCCGCGGAGCGGCCCGAGCGCGTGTACGCCATCGGGCCGACCGAGAACGGGCACTGGTACAGCAGCCACGTCTTCGCCTCCGACGACCGCGGAACCTCCTGGCGGGCCGCGGCGATGCGCGGGACGCGGGACGCGGAATCCCGGAGGATCAACACGATCGCGCTGGACCCGCGGGATCCCGATCGCCTGTTCGTCGCCATCGCGGGCGTGCCCGGGGAGGAGGGCGGCGTGTACGTGAGCGAGAACGGCGGCGACGATTGGGAGGCCTTCAACCAGGGCCTGCCCGCCGCGGGCTTGTTCAAGGCGGAGATCTGGCGGGTGGGGCGCGAGCTGGCCGTCGGTCCCGGCGGGGGCATGGTCGCGATCTCCAACCACGAGTCGCGGGTCTTCTTCCGCGATGCGGACGCGGACGCCTGGTCGGAGGCACGCTTTGACGCCGGGGTGAACGACGTCGCGGCGGACCCGTTCCGGCCGGGCCGCTTCCTGATTGCTTCGCCCGACGCCGGGCTCTTCGCCTCCGAGGACGGCGGCCGCACCTGGTCGTCGCGCCCCGTGGACACCGCCCACCACGTCGCCTTCGACCGGGCGGTGCCGGGGCGGGTGGCGGTCGGGACGGCCGACGGCGTCCGCGTCTCCACCGACGGCGGCGCGGCCTGGGAGGCGCTCGGCGACGAGCTGCCCAACCGCCGCGCCAATCCCGTCGCCTTCGCCGGCGACCGCGTGGTGGTCGGCACCTCGGGCGCCGGCGTGCTCTGGCACCCGCTCGACGACGCGGCCGCCGACCCGATCGCCTCGGCCACCGTGGATCCCGACGCCGGCCCACCGACAACCGAGGTTGTCCGCAACGGCGACATGACCGAGGCCGCTCCCAACGGCGGAGCCCCGGCCGGCTGGTCGCTCCGCTGGTCCGACGTGCCCGGGGCTTCAGTGTCGCGCGAGACCGGCCACGCCGCCTCGGCGCCCGCCGCGCTCGCGTTGCGGCTGCCCGCCGCGGGCGTCGGCTTCGCCGAGCAGGAGCTGCCGACGGGGCTGGGGCGCGTGCGCTTCAGCGGGAAGGCGGCGCTCGACGGGGACTTCGAGGAGGCCTACCTCGCCGTGCAGTGCTTCGACGCGGCGGGCGAGCAGGTCCAGTGGACCACCCTCGCCACCGTCTCCGACGAGGGAGGCGGCGGCGACGGCTGGTCGGCTTTCGAGAAGACCATCGACCTGTCCCCCGGCCACGCCCGCGCCGTGCTCGTGCTCTACGCGAAGGGCGTCGGCTCCGCCCTGCTCGACGACGCGTCGGGCCTGAGCGGGGTCGATTGA
- a CDS encoding SMP-30/gluconolactonase/LRE family protein, whose protein sequence is MLTTPPRRLAAPVPGAEGPIQDHDGRWFVVSSAGPILELLDGGGTREHARTDGGPAGMQVDADNRLWLIDSKLGVLRIDPDGSVEPVVTEQDGRPLKGCNDGALDDDGNLYFTVPDGSGLDARHGRVCCRLLDGTVRTVAEGFAFCNGLAVGPDNRTLIVAETMTRKLIAFDLPEPGVLANRRDFATLPGGNEIGADGIDFDAEGRLVVANYGEGELDVFDADGGLLDRVELPFGEVTNLHLGGPDGRDLILTEHETPGVWKTRWPVPGIRQSRACRPR, encoded by the coding sequence ATGCTGACGACACCGCCCCGGAGACTCGCCGCCCCCGTGCCCGGAGCCGAGGGGCCGATCCAGGACCACGACGGCCGCTGGTTCGTGGTGTCCTCGGCCGGGCCGATCCTCGAGCTGCTCGACGGCGGCGGCACCCGCGAGCACGCGCGCACCGACGGCGGCCCCGCGGGCATGCAGGTCGACGCGGACAACCGCCTCTGGCTGATCGACTCCAAGCTGGGGGTCCTGCGGATCGACCCCGACGGCTCGGTCGAGCCGGTCGTCACCGAGCAGGACGGCCGGCCGCTGAAGGGGTGCAACGACGGGGCGCTCGACGACGACGGCAACCTTTACTTCACCGTGCCCGACGGCTCCGGGCTCGACGCACGCCACGGCCGGGTCTGCTGCCGGCTGCTCGACGGCACCGTCCGCACCGTCGCCGAGGGCTTCGCCTTCTGCAACGGCCTGGCCGTCGGCCCCGACAACCGGACGCTCATCGTGGCCGAGACGATGACCCGCAAGCTGATCGCCTTCGACCTCCCCGAGCCGGGCGTGCTCGCCAACCGCCGGGACTTCGCGACGCTCCCGGGCGGCAACGAGATCGGCGCCGACGGCATCGACTTCGACGCCGAGGGCCGCCTGGTGGTCGCCAACTACGGCGAGGGCGAGCTGGACGTCTTCGACGCGGACGGGGGCCTCCTCGACCGCGTGGAGCTGCCCTTCGGCGAGGTCACCAACCTGCACCTGGGCGGCCCCGACGGCCGCGACCTGATCCTCACCGAGCACGAGACTCCCGGCGTCTGGAAGACCCGCTGGCCGGTGCCGGGCATCCGGCAATCGCGGGCCTGCCGTCCGCGGTGA
- a CDS encoding RidA family protein produces MPEPDLRVIDPDPNLPISTGVVHNGLFYVSGHVGFWPGTSDPIAGDLAAQTRQTLADLDAAMEKAGTHRGRIVTMRVFLAEVQRDFAEMNKVFREWIGDHRPARTTVGSSLAVPGLLIEIDAVVAMPAEAG; encoded by the coding sequence ATGCCCGAGCCCGATCTCCGCGTCATCGATCCCGACCCGAACCTGCCGATCAGCACCGGCGTCGTCCACAACGGCCTCTTCTACGTCTCGGGCCACGTCGGCTTCTGGCCCGGCACGTCCGACCCCATCGCCGGCGACCTCGCGGCGCAGACCCGGCAGACGCTCGCGGACCTCGACGCCGCCATGGAGAAGGCGGGCACCCATCGCGGCCGGATCGTCACGATGCGGGTGTTCCTCGCGGAGGTGCAACGCGATTTCGCCGAGATGAACAAGGTCTTCCGAGAATGGATCGGCGACCACCGCCCGGCTCGGACCACCGTCGGTTCCTCGCTCGCGGTGCCGGGCCTGCTGATCGAGATCGACGCGGTGGTGGCCATGCCGGCGGAGGCGGGTTGA
- a CDS encoding RraA family protein — MEPRDVDACVDLDELYVAVVADALDMVGLRNQCPSVTLTARTGIATLHGRCRTTAWEDLDAEDPSPYELELEAVDGCRPGDVLIAAAEGSTASGIWGELLSTAARNAGCAGVLVDGAVRDVAKMTRMGFPCFARSVCPYDSQHRQRVTEVGGAVQVGGVTFRDGDLVFADADGVVVVPQEVEDEVLRLATKKIRDENQTRDAIKAGMPATEAYARFGVL, encoded by the coding sequence GTGGAGCCGCGTGACGTGGACGCTTGCGTCGATCTCGACGAGCTCTACGTGGCCGTCGTGGCCGATGCGCTCGACATGGTCGGTCTGCGGAACCAGTGCCCCTCGGTGACGCTGACCGCCCGGACCGGCATCGCCACGCTGCACGGCCGCTGCCGCACCACCGCCTGGGAGGACTTGGACGCCGAGGACCCCAGCCCCTACGAGCTGGAGCTCGAGGCGGTGGACGGGTGCCGCCCCGGCGACGTTCTCATCGCCGCCGCCGAAGGCTCCACCGCCTCGGGCATCTGGGGCGAGCTGCTCTCGACCGCGGCCCGCAACGCGGGCTGCGCCGGCGTGCTCGTCGACGGAGCGGTCCGCGACGTGGCGAAGATGACCCGCATGGGCTTCCCCTGCTTCGCCCGCTCGGTGTGCCCGTACGACAGCCAGCACCGCCAGCGGGTGACCGAGGTGGGCGGGGCGGTCCAGGTCGGCGGCGTGACCTTCCGCGACGGCGACCTCGTGTTCGCCGACGCCGACGGCGTCGTGGTCGTGCCGCAGGAGGTCGAGGACGAGGTGCTCCGCCTCGCCACGAAGAAGATCCGCGACGAGAACCAGACGCGCGACGCGATCAAGGCGGGGATGCCGGCCACCGAGGCCTACGCCCGCTTCGGCGTGCTCTGA
- a CDS encoding fumarylacetoacetate hydrolase family protein, which yields MRWCRIGPAGQEKLGCVDAEERVRDASSLGSADEVVSFAAAGPPAAAALDALPRAEAGVRFGSCVPRPGKILCIGLNYSDHAEEAGMEVPKEPILFFKAPNTVVGPDDDIRLPRGGDKTDWEVELGVVIGREARYLESDEEALACVAGYCISHDVSERAFQLERGGQWCKGKSCDTFNPLGPWLVTPDEVGDVADLGMTLDVNGERMQDGTTSTMIFGVAELIRYASAFMTLEPGDLITTGTPPGVGMGQKPPRYLQAGDVVELAIDGLGRQRSAVVAADES from the coding sequence ATGCGTTGGTGTCGGATCGGTCCCGCGGGCCAAGAAAAACTCGGCTGCGTCGACGCGGAGGAGCGGGTCCGCGACGCGTCCTCCCTGGGTTCGGCCGACGAGGTCGTGTCGTTCGCCGCTGCGGGACCGCCCGCGGCGGCGGCTCTCGATGCGCTGCCCAGGGCCGAGGCCGGCGTCCGCTTCGGCTCCTGCGTGCCGCGGCCGGGGAAGATCCTCTGCATCGGGCTCAACTACAGCGACCACGCCGAGGAGGCGGGCATGGAGGTGCCCAAAGAGCCCATCCTCTTCTTCAAGGCGCCCAACACGGTGGTGGGCCCCGACGACGACATCCGCCTGCCGCGCGGCGGCGACAAGACCGACTGGGAGGTGGAGCTGGGCGTCGTGATCGGCCGCGAGGCGCGGTACCTCGAGAGCGACGAGGAGGCGCTCGCCTGCGTCGCCGGCTACTGCATCAGCCACGACGTGAGCGAGCGGGCCTTCCAGCTGGAGCGCGGCGGCCAGTGGTGCAAGGGCAAGAGCTGCGACACCTTCAACCCGCTGGGACCGTGGCTGGTGACCCCCGACGAGGTCGGCGACGTGGCCGACCTGGGCATGACGCTCGACGTGAACGGCGAGCGGATGCAGGACGGCACCACCTCCACGATGATCTTCGGCGTGGCCGAGCTGATCCGGTACGCGTCGGCGTTCATGACGCTCGAGCCCGGCGACCTGATCACCACCGGCACCCCGCCGGGCGTGGGCATGGGCCAGAAGCCGCCGCGCTACCTGCAAGCGGGGGACGTGGTCGAGCTCGCGATCGATGGGCTCGGCCGCCAGCGGTCGGCGGTCGTCGCCGCCGATGAGAGCTGA
- a CDS encoding IclR family transcriptional regulator: protein MESTVLVKAFGILETLAHEQKAMSLAELTEVLSLNKPTIHRILQDLIGLGYVERVGGGVYVLTHKLRRLSQDEGTARLIEVGEPLLAGLHEATEETTNLGVLRQDKVAYLMVLESPQPLRRVEGPGSLDPFHSTALGRAIVSHLPEERWPRLMKGVRLRKQTANTITDKDALVETLRTAKAQGYADEWEENDVGVMCVAVPVLVDGEPLAAVSLTVPLPRIDRARERELVTRLRETAAAFGGAL from the coding sequence ATGGAATCCACGGTCCTCGTCAAAGCCTTCGGCATCCTGGAGACGCTCGCCCACGAGCAGAAGGCGATGTCGCTGGCGGAGCTGACCGAGGTGCTCTCGCTCAACAAGCCGACGATCCACCGGATCCTGCAGGACCTCATCGGCCTGGGCTACGTGGAGCGGGTGGGCGGTGGGGTGTACGTGCTCACGCACAAGCTGCGGCGGCTCTCGCAGGACGAGGGCACGGCGCGGCTGATCGAGGTGGGCGAGCCGCTGCTGGCGGGGCTGCACGAGGCGACCGAGGAGACGACCAACCTGGGGGTTTTGCGTCAGGACAAGGTGGCGTACCTGATGGTGCTGGAGAGCCCCCAGCCGCTGCGTCGGGTGGAGGGCCCCGGCTCGCTGGACCCGTTCCACTCCACGGCGTTGGGGCGTGCGATCGTGAGCCACCTGCCCGAGGAGCGTTGGCCGCGGCTGATGAAGGGGGTGCGTCTGCGGAAGCAGACGGCCAACACGATCACGGACAAGGACGCTCTGGTGGAGACGCTGCGGACGGCGAAGGCGCAGGGCTACGCCGACGAGTGGGAGGAGAACGACGTGGGGGTGATGTGCGTGGCGGTGCCGGTGCTGGTGGACGGCGAGCCGCTGGCGGCGGTGAGCCTGACGGTGCCGCTGCCGCGGATCGACCGCGCCCGCGAGCGGGAGCTGGTGACGCGGCTCCGCGAGACGGCGGCGGCGTTCGGCGGAGCGCTCTGA